From Brassica rapa cultivar Chiifu-401-42 chromosome A06, CAAS_Brap_v3.01, whole genome shotgun sequence:
GTAGCCAATCCCATTAAACGCTGAATAGAGACCTTCTTTAGCAGCAAGTGTAAGCCATTCAAGCGCCTTGGTATAATTTCTCTCAACACCAGCTCCTCGAGCATATATCTCCCCAAGAAGCTCCATAGACCTCGGCTCTCCTTTCTCCACCGCCTTCGAAAACCAGTGCAACGCCTTGGTGTGATCACGCCTTAACCCTCGCAGACCAAAGTAATAGAACAGTCCAATCTTGTACATAGCCGCAGCATTGCCTTTCTGTGCCTGATACTCCAATATCTGAAAATCCTCATCCTCCTCCCCTCGTGACTTCCTTAGTGCGCCTTTGTTCTCTTCAGTCCCGCTGTGGATTCTAGTTGGTTCGACTACAGGCGAATCCTTTGAGATTAGGAAACTATTCACAGCCGTCTCTGCCAGCTCAGCGTATAGCTTCACAGCTTTATCATGCATCTGCAAACACAAGGGCCAATCAAATAACAAACTCAAAACCTTAaactcaaaaaataataataatccttTAGCTTACATCTTGTCGCAGATAGGTGAAGGCAAGTGTCATCTTTGACTGCATGTTCCCACCTTCAGCAGCAAAGCTATGGTGAAGAAAGGACTTGCTTTTGCTCTTCTCCCTCATCATCCCTGTCCCGTAGACGAACCCCATCAACGACTGCGAGTGCGGATCTCCGGACGAAGAAGCCGCCTCTATCTCCTCCACCGCTTCCTCCATCAACCTGTCGTTTCCTTCGCTCGCCGCCGATAGAATCTTGTGGAGGCCGGAGTAGTACTGCGGCGACGCGGCTTCGACGGTTGAGTCGTCGTCCGGCTCGAACATCCGTCGCCACGAGCCGGGATCGAGCTCCTCTTCGGACTTGGGTTCGGATTCGCCGAATTCGTCGAAGTCGGAGGAGTCTCCGACTCCGGGATCGTCTCCGCCGCTGTTGAGATCGTCGTTGGAGAGGACGAGGACAACGGGACGCGCGTGAACGCTATGATCGAtgaaatagaataaaaatacaGAGAGAACAACGATTCCGTAGCCTGAGATTCTCATTCTTCCTCCACCTTCTTCGTCGTCGTCGTAGTTTCTCAGTGATCAGATCGAGTTTCAGAAGGATGACTcgggagagaaagaaagaagatgaaaggGGTAGTTACGTAATTTCATTCAGTCAATAAATTGCCACGTCTAATCGTTATCATACATCCAATAGTCACATGGCACGTAAGTAGACTTGTCCAAATTGCCACGTAAGTAGACTTGTGATAAATCCAATTGACGAGGGAAATAAAGAAGATGATACAGGGTAGTTACGTAATTCACAGAGTCCAAAAATTGCCACGTCGAATATATCATACATCCAATAGTAACACGCCACGTAAACATACTTGTCTAAAATTGCCACGTAAGATAAATTCAGTTCAGTTTCAAACTTTCAACTGTGTTAATCAAAAATACATGtctaaattttttgtttatttatatgcATACAAAGAGGACGATCAAAGAGTTTTTTTAGTCTTGAATCTTATTATTATCTCCGTCATCGAGCTTCATCAACATCCACTGTAACGATTGAATCACTTCTTGGTCATAGACTTGCTTCTGTTCCGCGACTCTCTTGTACTGATTCGCCTCCATCTCCACCGCGCTCTTCTCCATCCGTAGCTTCAGAAGCATAGCCATGGCTTCTCCAGCAGCTGTTTCCGCCGCTCTTCTCTCCTTCTCCAGCTCCATCTTCAAACCATCTCCGcgtttcttttctctcttcaCCATTTTTCTCAGAGTAATAACGTCGAACACCTGATCTTCACGTGACTCCTCCTCGTCCTCGCTTTCCTCTGTCTCCGATGACGCTGGAGCAGTGTCTCTGTTCGTTCTGAGATTAAGCTCGTCGCTTAGAAGAAGTTTATCACAGTTCTCACAGCTCTTCTTCAATTCATCAGCAGAATCAGGGTTCCAGTGTAagatgatagctttcttctgaTCCAGCTCATCAACCAAACAAGATTTGGATACAAACCCATCTTTGCTGTTGTCTTGATCGAAGGAACTGCAACACTCAATCTTCGGAGAGACTCGATATATCTTCTCTAGAGACTGTAGAAACGAGGAAGGACACTTGAAGAGCAGAAACTTGAGTGACAAAGCAAGCAAGCAAACGAGAAAGAAGAGATTGAGAATCTGAGAGAAACTGCAAAAAACGAAGAGCCCACATCCAAAGCCATCGACTTTACTCGAAAGATTGAGAAATGAAGCAAAACCCATTACGTAGAGGTAGTAGTAGACATCAATAGCTAAGAACGAAGAAACTCATAAAGATATACACTTTGAGCTTTTTCTAAAAAGAAGGAAGTAGATTCCCAATGAAGAATGTGTGTGAGAGTTAGGGATTGTAGATTGGGGAACGAGAAGATAAAACGGCGAAGATTGCGAGGTTTATAATGTCTAGAGATAACAGCCATGTATAATTAGTAAATTTATCCAAAAAAGAAAGTGGCTTCCCATTTAAGAAATTcgaatttctttaaaaaaagttttctttatttttcaacaATTGTACATTGCATACAATGGTTATTTGGATGTGTGGATATGATTTACAACTGTAAACATACTCTCACTGTGCATTGTTCATTAACAAATTAAGCTTTTCCGGCAGAGCCAAAGAGACGAATCTTGTCACCGATCACAGCTTTCATGGCTGTTTTTGTTGCCGACATGAGGTCAACAAGGTCGGTCTTTTTCTCGGAGGTAAGAGCATCCATGTACGCCTTTCTTACTTCTGTGTTCACGTTGAACTTCCTCACTCCATTCTCAATGCAGTCCTGACGACAACATGAGACCAACAATTCATTACCCATAAAGAGTTAAAGCCATAACAAAATCTTGATAAAGCTCTAGATACCTTGATAAGTTTCTCAGGCAAACCAGAAGCTCCATGAAGAACAAGAACGACGCCTTTCTTCGAACTTAAATTGTGAAGTTCCTATACACATGAAAAATCATTTAGAATAAGAGTGAAGCAAACTCAGTAAACTGCATTCAGCACAAGAGTATGCTTGACCTTAAGTAAGTCAAGCTTGAGGTTTGGGCCGGACTCAGGGTATTTTCCATGTACATTTCCTATACACACAGCCAGAGCATCTATACCAGTCTCCATAAACTCCTGAGCCTGAAAAAAACTCATTGATGTTTGTTTTAGAAGACCTGAATAGTAAAATGTGagaggtgtttttttttttggaacacaatGTGAGAGGTGCTTGAAAACAACAAAGACCTGATGAACGTTGGTGAGCTTTGCCTCATAATCTTCAACGGTCAAGCCATCCTCGGTACCTGAGAGTCTACCTAATTCAGCTTCCACCATAATGTTTTTTGAACGTGCCAACTCTGTTATTAATTTCGTGTAGGCTACATTTTCCGTGAAGGAAAGATGAGAACCATCTACCATCACTGAATCAAATCCCTGCACCAGAACAATTGGTACGAAGTTTTCAACATAAAACAAGTACAAGATACAAATGTTTTGAATGTAGGCGACATATATCTCAAACTTACGAGTTCAAGAGCTTCTAATAGCTCATGTTTTGTTGTTCCATGGTCAAAATGCACTGATATAGGAACCTGCCACATTATGCCTATTAGTaacaaaattttagtatttattccAGACAATctggcttcttcttttttccggTTGCCGAGTTAGTAGCTTTTTGTTTCATTCGTGATAGCAAAGCAAACTCAAGATACATGACTTACAAAtaagatataaatataatgCATAATCAAAGTTACTTACCCTGGCTTGTTCAGCTGCGGAGATGCAACATGATACTAATGGAATACCTCCTTGCTTGAACGCACCTGGATGGACCTAAAAGCATAGCGCCATAAGAACAGGGAAAAAATCAGCTTTCAGTTTTTTTCTGTCATGCATTTTTGAACAACTGAGAACAGAGTGTTATGCTTTGGTTTCTATCAGTGGCTGACGTCTCTCATATGAAACCCTTTGACGTATCCGAAATTGACTTTTTGATCACAACACTAACCTGCAAAATGGCAGGACTGTTTTCTTCCTCTGCAGCTTCTACAACAGCTTCTATTCCTTCAAGGTTATACACATTAAATGCTCCAATCGCATATCCACCATTTTCGGCGTTCTGTTTCACATAAAAACACAATATCAATAGATGAAAGAGAGAAATTGAGGCCATAGAATAATAGAGATACTCACAAGAAGCAGCTCTTTTGTTGATCGCCCAGCTACAACTGACCATGACTTCACAACTTCTGCAAGAGCTGTGCTGCTACCAACATTACCTGTTACATGTTCACAtacatttttcttttcatttaagGATACCTATTTTCTTCAGTTGAATATGTTTTTTACAAACTAAGGTTTACCCGGGAAAACAATGTAGGGAACTCCGGGATGTCTACTTTCTGGACCTAACTTCCATACTGGAACACCAGCAAGGGCTTGACCAATCACAAGTGCGCGTCTTGCTTTAAGTGCTTTTGTAGCTGTGTCTGATGACGTAATCCCACCCTAAAACAAGGATATGTTACAGTGTCAAAATACAACAAACTATAAAACAGTTGCAATCATTGACTGTATTGTACATTGACAGATTGTGCCAGTAAGTTTATGATATGGTAAGCTGAACAGAGAAGTAATAAGTGTATGCAAAAGTACCTTAGCAAGAATATAACGGGGTCTAGTAGTTATCTGGCTCACTACTTCAACCAGAGCGGAGCTCACTTTGCTATTAATATCAAGACTCTCCGAAGATGCTGTCAAAATAGATAGCAGACCCGTTAATGATGTTATTCCTTGGTCATCATGACTTTATTACTCagtaataaaaatgtataaagagTAGGAATGGAGAAACAACTTTTCCCAGTGATGAGCTCGCGACTGCTCATAATTAGAGTCTCTCTGCCAGCACGAAGGAAAGAATCAGCCATCTCAACCGCTCTAGTGATCTCCGCAACTCTCTCTTCGGAGGACTTAAGAGCAACTTTCTCTACAGAGATCTGTTGATCACATCTAGAACTTAGCTACCATAACAACTATCCTTGTTAGCCATATCTACTTGTTTTTACCTCAATGCTCCTTAACTTCTGCTTATGTTGTGACTGAAGTTCCTCAACCTGTTGGTTTAAAGAAAATGACTCATGACTCTTTTAACTATTCCATTTACCGCAACAGAGAAATCAGAGTTAGTAACGAAAGTTAACCTGCTTTGTTGTTTTTGGGACATAGGAACCCACAACTATTAGCGCACCACTACTTTCTTTGTTAGAAGCAAAATCTTTCGGCAACACAAGATCTTTTGGAATAATCCCTATTCGAGCAGACACAAAGCTAGCAGCAGTACGGCATAAGAAAGATTTCCCTTTCTGTTCTGCCTGCCAAAGATAATGTTTGATCAAGCTAAAGGaccaaaaatataagataaaaacaaaaatgcaTACTCTAATGGATCAATAAGGAACAGTAAATAAAAACTGAAAGAATAATAGGCCGGCTTACCTGAATCATACCCGCTGCAAATACAGCCATGTCTCTATCACTAGCTGCATTGACAATACATGCAGATCCCTGAAATGGAAATAAAGTTTCACTTTATATCAAACCTGGAGTTACTGGTTCCACCAGTTCTAAAGACCAGAAAAGTTCCCTGAAAGCCGTAGCAACATATGCTGGAAATATTACCTTCTTTAAACTGCATAAGAACTCACACACTGCATCAGGGCCACCTGTTCTTAGAAGTTGGATTGATATCGACTCAACGCTGTTAGCAGGAATGGTGCCAGCTGTTTTTTCCTCAACCCACTGGAATCATAAATTTGTTCGTTACTAC
This genomic window contains:
- the LOC103872589 gene encoding protein FLOURY 1-like, with protein sequence MGFASFLNLSSKVDGFGCGLFVFCSFSQILNLFFLVCLLALSLKFLLFKCPSSFLQSLEKIYRVSPKIECCSSFDQDNSKDGFVSKSCLVDELDQKKAIILHWNPDSADELKKSCENCDKLLLSDELNLRTNRDTAPASSETEESEDEEESREDQVFDVITLRKMVKREKKRGDGLKMELEKERRAAETAAGEAMAMLLKLRMEKSAVEMEANQYKRVAEQKQVYDQEVIQSLQWMLMKLDDGDNNKIQD